One window of Cohnella hashimotonis genomic DNA carries:
- a CDS encoding type II secretion system F family protein: MADFLYQVRSQTGRQIKGKLSASSKSAAMDELRKRNLVVLSLNEQKRTFLNTDIYIGNPVKHQHFIIYCRQFATLMRAGVSIVEATAILAEQTESKPLKKALLDVHTGLLRGVSFSQSAGEHKKIFPAIFLSMIRAGEETGDIEGTLERLAKFLEKQHVTREKIKSAMTYPLVVGVLAIGAVVYLLKAVVPQFVTMFESMNAKLPAITLMVLALSKSIEHQWYLWLLGAIALVVAYQVAKRTGNGRYWIDYGKLKVPIFGKLAQKGAIAQLTRTLSSLYASSVPVLQSLQIVEDLVNNVVIGGYIRKSADSLRQGNPLSEPLKQSWVFPPMVTQMISIGEETGALDQMLEKVADFYEMDVENTVDRLKSLLEPLLIVFLAALVGTIVAAIMLPMFTLYGQMG; the protein is encoded by the coding sequence ATGGCGGATTTTCTCTATCAGGTTCGCAGTCAGACCGGACGGCAGATCAAGGGCAAGCTGTCGGCCTCGAGCAAGTCGGCGGCGATGGACGAGCTGCGCAAGCGCAACCTCGTCGTTCTCTCCCTCAACGAGCAGAAGAGGACCTTTCTCAACACGGACATTTACATCGGCAATCCGGTCAAGCACCAGCACTTCATTATCTATTGCCGGCAGTTCGCCACGCTCATGCGCGCAGGCGTCAGCATCGTCGAGGCGACGGCCATCCTGGCCGAGCAGACCGAGAGCAAACCGCTCAAAAAAGCGCTGCTGGACGTGCACACGGGGCTGTTGAGGGGCGTGTCGTTCTCTCAGTCGGCCGGCGAACACAAGAAGATTTTTCCCGCCATCTTCCTCAGCATGATTCGCGCGGGCGAAGAGACGGGCGATATCGAAGGCACGCTGGAGCGGCTGGCCAAGTTCCTGGAGAAGCAGCATGTCACCAGGGAAAAAATCAAGTCGGCGATGACGTATCCGCTTGTCGTCGGCGTGCTGGCGATCGGCGCGGTCGTCTACCTGCTGAAGGCGGTCGTGCCGCAGTTCGTGACGATGTTCGAATCGATGAACGCGAAGCTACCGGCGATCACGCTCATGGTGCTCGCGCTCAGCAAGTCGATCGAGCATCAATGGTACCTGTGGCTGCTCGGCGCGATCGCGCTTGTCGTCGCTTATCAGGTAGCCAAGCGTACTGGCAACGGACGGTACTGGATCGACTACGGCAAACTGAAGGTGCCGATCTTCGGCAAGCTGGCGCAAAAGGGCGCGATCGCGCAGCTGACCCGCACGCTGTCCTCGCTGTATGCGAGCTCGGTGCCGGTTCTCCAATCGCTGCAGATCGTCGAGGACCTCGTCAACAACGTCGTCATCGGTGGTTACATCCGCAAGTCCGCGGATTCGCTCCGTCAGGGCAATCCGTTGTCCGAGCCGCTTAAGCAATCGTGGGTATTTCCCCCGATGGTCACCCAGATGATCTCCATCGGCGAAGAGACCGGCGCGCTCGACCAGATGCTGGAGAAGGTCGCCGACTTCTACGAGATGGACGTCGAGAACACCGTCGACCGGCTCAAGTCGCTGCTCGAACCGCTGCTGATCGTCTTCCTCGCGGCGCTCGTCGGAACCATCGTCGCGGCGATCATGCTGCCTATGTTTACGCTGTATGGGCAGATGGGTTGA
- a CDS encoding type II secretion system protein, whose protein sequence is MRTAVMKRLGKAKEDQKGFTLIELLAVIVILAVIAAIAVPLIGNIINKSKKDSDIATARQIYDAARLYVTSEEAGVFPDTIKIVGTKNSSGVITEKGLIVNGYLDADIVLPSSKEKIVGGTLTFTSGQLDKVTIVAGTGTKEETWEFAGADVIKGEGTGVKK, encoded by the coding sequence ATGAGAACGGCTGTAATGAAGCGTCTCGGCAAGGCGAAGGAAGATCAAAAGGGTTTTACGCTGATCGAGCTTTTGGCGGTAATCGTGATTCTGGCGGTTATTGCGGCGATTGCTGTGCCGTTGATCGGAAACATTATTAATAAGTCGAAGAAAGATTCGGATATTGCTACTGCTCGTCAAATCTATGACGCAGCTAGATTATACGTAACTTCTGAAGAGGCCGGAGTATTTCCAGATACCATTAAAATTGTTGGTACTAAGAATTCTTCTGGTGTAATTACTGAAAAAGGGTTAATTGTCAATGGTTATTTGGATGCAGACATTGTTCTTCCAAGTAGTAAAGAAAAGATAGTTGGTGGTACGCTGACATTTACGAGCGGGCAGTTAGATAAAGTAACGATTGTAGCGGGAACTGGAACTAAAGAAGAAACTTGGGAGTTTGCAGGTGCCGATGTAATTAAGGGTGAAGGAACAGGCGTGAAGAAGTAA
- a CDS encoding prepilin peptidase produces MTILLYIYLFAHGAVLGSFYNVVALRVPAGESIVSPPSRCPRCGTRLKGRDLIPIASWLLSRGRCRHCKAQVSPLYPLGEAATGLLFVWVYASFGWSPAAIIGLLLVSLCVIVTVSDLATMLIPNKVLLFFAPLLIAACLLLPYDIPWWSHLLGAAAGGGVLLLVVIVSKGGMGLGDVKLFAVLGFVVGLPNTVVALVAACLAGTLVGGALLATGIVKRKQPIPFGPFLALGACLAYGYGSDVIDYYLSLFT; encoded by the coding sequence ATGACGATTCTTCTATATATATACCTGTTCGCGCACGGCGCGGTGCTCGGTTCGTTTTACAACGTCGTGGCGCTGCGCGTGCCTGCTGGCGAGTCTATCGTCTCGCCGCCGTCGCGCTGTCCGCGATGCGGGACACGGCTCAAAGGCCGCGATCTCATCCCGATCGCGAGCTGGCTGCTGTCGCGCGGCCGATGCCGCCATTGCAAGGCGCAGGTATCGCCGCTGTATCCGCTCGGCGAAGCCGCGACGGGGCTGCTGTTTGTCTGGGTATATGCCAGCTTCGGTTGGAGCCCGGCAGCGATCATTGGGCTGCTGCTCGTCAGCCTCTGCGTCATCGTGACCGTGTCGGATCTGGCGACGATGCTCATTCCGAACAAGGTGCTGCTATTCTTCGCACCGCTTCTAATTGCAGCCTGCCTTTTGCTCCCATACGACATCCCTTGGTGGAGTCATCTGCTCGGCGCGGCAGCCGGCGGCGGTGTCCTGCTGCTCGTCGTGATTGTCTCGAAAGGCGGGATGGGGCTCGGGGACGTCAAGCTGTTCGCGGTGCTAGGCTTTGTCGTCGGACTGCCGAATACGGTCGTGGCGCTCGTCGCTGCTTGTCTGGCCGGTACGCTGGTCGGCGGCGCGCTGCTCGCAACCGGCATCGTAAAACGCAAGCAGCCGATACCGTTCGGACCTTTCCTGGCGCTGGGCGCATGTCTTGCTTACGGCTACGGCAGTGACGTGATCGATTATTATTTATCTTTATTTACCTGA
- the pilM gene encoding pilus assembly protein PilM, translated as MFGSGAKTIGLTLDPSGARLVKLKKKKTWEIERVSVLPLPPGLFEEDRISDYTEARSLLTDWIRKEKLQGQSVTLSFPTSHVIVRRLRIQSTSDRDLAGLVALEVETTLHLPFEDPVHDFIKLGTEAESTNVLVFAASRQLIQSYTDMVEGAGLKVSGIELSATALARAIRELQDEKFGETMLVNLDASALEIYMFHGGHPVFLKTIALYGQSDMDGVLSEGQLSELTAEIARMLNFYQFSIHEGNARITEALIVGSDQGRNQLLAVLQQSQPEVNIRAFSFDTYATQHTYSADDNRVAVGLALWHQDKQRINLMPRIDREARLYPVILAASLAVWVLAVGAVSYYYFDNKSELKAGETTISQLNDQIALLQSGLEAQNSQQSGQTNPLKVIEDIRGNRRDAVAILTELEGKLPSGSRLQSVSYSSLGQIGLTVQVSDFDSASRYLFDLKHMSFAASAQLQSVAQSPAGEGPVVVASKTAIYSLDMKKPEGGEGNDGTADAAQ; from the coding sequence ATGTTCGGATCGGGCGCCAAGACCATCGGCCTGACCCTGGATCCGTCCGGGGCAAGACTCGTTAAACTGAAGAAAAAAAAGACCTGGGAGATCGAGCGCGTCAGCGTGCTGCCGCTGCCTCCCGGCCTTTTTGAAGAAGACCGGATCTCGGACTATACGGAGGCGCGCAGCCTCCTGACGGACTGGATCAGAAAGGAAAAGCTGCAGGGCCAATCCGTAACGCTTTCTTTTCCGACGTCGCATGTCATCGTTCGCCGCCTGCGCATCCAGAGCACCAGCGACAGAGATCTCGCGGGGCTCGTGGCGCTCGAAGTGGAGACCACGCTGCACCTGCCGTTCGAGGATCCCGTGCACGACTTTATCAAGCTCGGCACGGAAGCGGAGAGCACGAATGTACTCGTGTTTGCCGCATCCAGACAATTGATCCAGTCCTATACGGACATGGTGGAAGGCGCAGGTTTGAAAGTATCCGGCATCGAGCTGTCGGCGACAGCGCTGGCGCGCGCGATCCGGGAGCTTCAGGACGAGAAATTCGGGGAGACGATGCTGGTCAATCTGGACGCGAGCGCGCTCGAGATTTATATGTTCCATGGCGGACACCCGGTCTTCCTGAAGACGATCGCGCTTTACGGACAAAGCGACATGGACGGCGTCTTGAGCGAGGGCCAGCTGTCCGAGCTGACCGCAGAGATCGCGCGGATGCTCAATTTCTACCAGTTCAGCATCCACGAGGGCAACGCCCGGATTACCGAGGCGCTTATCGTCGGTTCGGATCAGGGCCGGAATCAGCTGCTTGCGGTATTGCAGCAGTCGCAGCCGGAAGTGAACATTCGGGCGTTTTCCTTTGACACATATGCAACGCAACACACCTATAGCGCCGATGACAACCGCGTTGCGGTCGGTCTCGCGCTGTGGCATCAGGACAAGCAGCGGATTAACCTCATGCCTCGCATCGACCGGGAGGCGCGGCTGTATCCGGTTATTCTGGCGGCATCGCTGGCCGTATGGGTACTGGCGGTTGGGGCGGTTTCCTATTATTATTTCGACAACAAGTCGGAGCTTAAAGCCGGAGAAACGACGATCTCGCAGCTGAACGATCAGATCGCGCTGCTGCAGAGCGGCCTCGAGGCGCAAAACAGCCAGCAATCCGGGCAGACGAATCCGCTCAAGGTGATCGAGGACATTCGCGGTAATCGCCGTGACGCAGTAGCTATACTTACTGAACTAGAAGGCAAGCTGCCCTCGGGCAGCAGGCTGCAGAGCGTCAGTTACAGCAGCTTGGGCCAGATCGGGCTGACCGTTCAAGTGTCGGATTTCGATAGCGCGTCCCGCTATCTGTTCGATCTGAAGCATATGTCGTTCGCCGCGTCTGCGCAGCTGCAATCGGTCGCGCAGAGCCCTGCCGGAGAAGGTCCGGTCGTTGTCGCCTCCAAAACGGCGATTTATTCGCTCGATATGAAGAAGCCGGAAGGAGGAGAAGGAAATGACGGGACTGCAGACGCAGCTCAATAA
- the pilO gene encoding type 4a pilus biogenesis protein PilO codes for MTGLQTQLNKRSLSLIGVVLLFLLLLMFVVYKQMPLNSELSDQRDQIASLRSQSDLLTKKAAEGSAAGAELSDASVQQALPLSDNTEQMLLDLKKISQATGVALLNATFSASDTNQLQSMLGGEQTPYASVGELKTAVAIEGTYDRLLEWVGALQKLERLVSVDNFAIAKPAAADLGKAMTLNVNFTAYFDPSYRNLVDEELLPYKE; via the coding sequence ATGACGGGACTGCAGACGCAGCTCAATAAACGATCGTTGAGCCTTATCGGCGTCGTCCTGCTTTTTCTGCTCCTGCTGATGTTTGTCGTGTACAAGCAGATGCCGCTTAACTCGGAGCTGTCAGATCAGCGCGACCAGATCGCGAGTCTTCGCAGCCAATCGGACTTACTCACGAAAAAGGCCGCCGAGGGCAGTGCGGCGGGCGCTGAACTCTCGGACGCGTCCGTTCAACAGGCGCTCCCGCTGTCGGACAATACGGAACAGATGCTGCTTGATTTGAAAAAAATCAGCCAGGCAACAGGCGTAGCGCTGCTCAACGCGACCTTTAGCGCATCCGACACCAACCAGCTGCAAAGTATGCTAGGCGGGGAGCAAACGCCGTATGCGTCGGTCGGCGAGCTCAAGACGGCCGTCGCCATCGAAGGCACGTACGATCGGCTGCTGGAGTGGGTTGGCGCCTTGCAGAAGCTCGAGCGTCTCGTATCGGTAGACAATTTCGCAATCGCGAAGCCTGCAGCCGCGGATCTGGGCAAGGCGATGACGCTAAACGTCAATTTTACCGCCTACTTCGATCCGTCCTATCGCAATCTGGTAGATGAAGAGCTGCTGCCCTACAAAGAATAA
- a CDS encoding DnaD domain protein, with translation MRVSNKLEFTEHHRYTACRDFSLGGLERRVLAELYQPMAGALSIGLYLLLYHHLGDDETGCVQPEAQRRLFLGLGIEPNTAGRQSLVESASKLEAIGLLQTFRQHDPAADETLYEYVLQRPLAPGEFFANLHLSLLLRDRIGKPALMELRESLAPRSPSGLARFLNREEITVPFYELFRINAAQIDPELEQSLTQSAPAREVGASQPERVRHSELLLRFPRGSSNRMHVERLNRAPESMAQINFLAYKFDLELPEISRLLDEDGVFLSDGTLHWDELQSRANLIYRQGRKRGEERERYLSRIGEPASDEAASAAVDEALYAVPPFEVPERLSKQVAKDEYGRMLILEPYTRFLERFFPGSVPDVFARIFERIDLNYKLPEAVINVLIHYVLGTNHAQRLTASFIDSVAANMLAKGIDSYDKAVRYVREQEKLNDTLERRRRGESEPASAGKGKTSSGRSRASTSGSRKPSMPVVEDKGPAKALSAEERQRLRDLARQLDKS, from the coding sequence ATGCGAGTGTCGAATAAGCTTGAATTTACGGAGCATCATCGCTATACCGCCTGTCGGGACTTCTCGCTCGGCGGCTTGGAGCGACGCGTGCTGGCCGAACTTTATCAACCGATGGCGGGTGCCCTCTCTATCGGCTTATATCTGTTGCTCTACCATCATCTCGGCGACGACGAGACGGGCTGCGTGCAGCCGGAGGCACAGCGCAGGCTTTTTCTCGGGCTGGGGATCGAGCCGAATACGGCAGGCAGGCAGTCGCTCGTCGAGAGCGCTTCGAAGCTGGAGGCTATCGGCCTGCTGCAGACGTTCAGGCAGCACGATCCGGCGGCGGACGAGACGCTTTATGAATACGTACTGCAGCGGCCGCTCGCGCCAGGTGAGTTTTTTGCCAACCTGCATCTGTCCTTGCTGCTCAGGGACCGCATCGGCAAGCCGGCGCTGATGGAGCTTCGCGAATCGCTCGCGCCGCGCAGCCCATCGGGGCTGGCGAGGTTTCTGAACCGCGAAGAGATCACGGTACCGTTTTACGAGCTGTTCCGCATTAATGCAGCGCAGATCGATCCGGAGCTGGAGCAGTCGCTGACGCAGTCGGCGCCCGCTCGCGAAGTCGGCGCATCCCAGCCGGAGCGCGTGCGCCACAGCGAGCTGCTGCTTCGGTTCCCGCGAGGCTCTTCGAACCGGATGCATGTCGAGCGGCTGAATCGCGCGCCGGAGTCGATGGCCCAGATCAACTTTCTGGCGTACAAATTCGACCTCGAGCTTCCCGAGATCAGCCGGTTGCTGGACGAAGACGGCGTCTTCCTGTCTGACGGGACGCTCCACTGGGACGAGTTGCAGTCCCGGGCCAATCTGATCTACCGTCAAGGCCGCAAGCGCGGCGAAGAGCGCGAACGTTATCTGTCGCGCATCGGAGAGCCCGCTTCGGATGAGGCGGCTTCCGCCGCGGTGGACGAAGCGTTGTACGCGGTCCCGCCGTTCGAGGTGCCGGAGCGACTCAGCAAGCAGGTCGCGAAAGACGAATACGGACGAATGCTCATACTCGAACCGTACACGCGGTTTTTGGAGCGATTTTTCCCGGGCTCGGTGCCTGACGTGTTCGCGCGTATTTTCGAGCGCATCGATTTGAACTATAAGCTGCCCGAAGCGGTCATTAACGTGCTGATCCACTACGTGCTGGGCACGAACCATGCGCAGCGCCTGACGGCGAGCTTCATCGATTCGGTCGCTGCAAATATGCTTGCCAAAGGCATCGATTCCTATGACAAAGCCGTCCGCTACGTGCGCGAGCAGGAGAAGCTGAACGATACGCTCGAGCGCAGGCGCAGAGGCGAGAGCGAGCCCGCATCGGCCGGCAAAGGCAAGACGTCGTCGGGGCGCAGCCGGGCAAGCACATCGGGTTCGCGCAAGCCGTCCATGCCCGTCGTCGAGGACAAAGGGCCGGCGAAGGCACTGTCCGCCGAGGAGCGTCAGCGACTGCGCGATCTCGCGCGGCAGCTGGATAAGAGCTGA
- a CDS encoding ATP-binding protein, with protein MESLGEALRSWKAAPGVGDLDSLTHRVLNDPLVMQIRRRYPGLEERTLRINLNKLYQYAKEDRSCRNCPGLERCPNDMQGHYTSITCAEQNGKWQLFDGKTPCARWLANEHQEQVRRRITSLSSNVDIEADSYEAEQMLDLDDEREDAVLQLLAYVNRTRTDGLQKKGLYLMGSFGTGKTYMAAYLLHKLAKEGKTGVIVYMPDFVEDAKALMMEPQKLKETMTLMKETDLLVFDDIGAENLSPWVRDHVIGAILNHRMNRKPTFYTSNHDLESLERHFSFTHKEGEELHKGQRLMDRIRPFVDVVHVRGRNQRG; from the coding sequence ATGGAGTCGCTTGGAGAAGCGCTGCGCAGCTGGAAGGCCGCGCCGGGTGTCGGCGACCTGGACAGCCTTACGCATCGGGTGCTGAACGACCCGCTGGTCATGCAGATTCGCCGCCGGTACCCCGGTCTGGAAGAACGGACCCTCCGCATCAACCTGAACAAGCTGTATCAGTATGCCAAGGAGGACCGGAGCTGCAGGAACTGCCCGGGGCTCGAACGTTGTCCCAACGATATGCAAGGCCATTATACGTCGATTACTTGTGCGGAGCAGAACGGCAAGTGGCAGTTGTTCGACGGGAAGACGCCGTGCGCGAGATGGCTGGCCAACGAGCATCAGGAGCAGGTCCGGCGCAGAATAACCAGTCTCAGCAGCAATGTGGACATCGAAGCCGACAGCTACGAGGCCGAACAAATGCTCGATCTCGATGACGAGCGGGAGGACGCGGTTTTGCAGCTGCTGGCTTATGTGAACCGGACGCGAACCGACGGCTTGCAGAAGAAGGGGCTGTACCTGATGGGCAGCTTCGGTACCGGCAAGACGTACATGGCCGCCTATCTGCTGCACAAGCTCGCCAAGGAAGGCAAGACAGGCGTCATCGTCTACATGCCCGACTTTGTGGAGGACGCCAAGGCGCTCATGATGGAACCGCAAAAGCTCAAAGAAACGATGACGCTTATGAAGGAAACAGATCTGCTCGTTTTCGACGATATCGGCGCAGAGAACTTGAGCCCATGGGTCAGAGATCATGTGATCGGCGCGATCCTGAATCACAGAATGAACCGCAAGCCGACCTTTTACACCTCCAATCACGATCTCGAATCGCTGGAGCGCCACTTCAGCTTCACGCACAAGGAAGGCGAGGAGCTTCATAAAGGCCAGCGTCTGATGGACCGGATCCGCCCGTTCGTAGACGTCGTGCATGTGCGAGGCCGCAATCAGCGAGGGTAG
- a CDS encoding sulfate ABC transporter substrate-binding protein, which translates to MKLKSSKKIMSFAVVALFVALLSACGSNNNNNAASSGSASASSSASGTASPSGTASSEPSAAATDKPKSIELLNVSYDPTRELYEAFNKSFADYWKKETGQTVKINQSHGGSGAQARKVLDGLEADVVTLALAYDIDSLTDSGLIKKDWQQSFESNSSPYTSTIVFLVRKGNPKGLKDWNDLIKEGVQVITPNPKTSGGARWNYLAAWGYAQQQDGNDEAKTKDFMKKLFANVPVLDTGARGATTTFVERKIGDVLLAWENEAYLAKKEYGDEFEIVTPSLSILAEPPVAVVDKNADKRGTREVAEAYLKYLYTPEGQEIAAQNFYRPRLQEVADKYKDQFPTLNLLTIDKDFGGWTEAQKKHFADGGTFDEVYTKG; encoded by the coding sequence ATGAAATTGAAATCGTCTAAAAAGATCATGTCGTTCGCCGTCGTTGCCCTGTTCGTCGCGTTGCTGTCCGCATGCGGCTCGAACAACAACAACAATGCCGCAAGCTCCGGCAGCGCGTCCGCGTCCTCATCCGCATCAGGAACCGCATCGCCGTCGGGTACGGCTTCCTCAGAGCCATCCGCTGCGGCCACAGACAAGCCGAAGTCCATCGAGCTGCTGAACGTATCTTACGACCCGACACGCGAACTGTACGAAGCTTTCAACAAGAGCTTTGCAGATTATTGGAAGAAAGAAACCGGCCAGACGGTCAAGATCAATCAGTCGCACGGCGGCTCCGGCGCGCAAGCGCGCAAGGTGCTCGACGGCCTCGAAGCGGACGTCGTGACGCTCGCGCTCGCCTACGACATCGATTCGCTCACCGATAGCGGCCTGATCAAAAAAGATTGGCAGCAGTCGTTCGAATCGAACAGCTCGCCATATACGTCGACGATCGTCTTCCTCGTTCGCAAGGGCAATCCGAAGGGTCTTAAGGACTGGAACGATCTGATCAAGGAAGGCGTTCAGGTCATCACGCCGAATCCGAAGACGTCGGGCGGCGCGCGTTGGAACTACCTCGCAGCGTGGGGCTACGCGCAGCAGCAGGACGGCAACGACGAGGCGAAGACCAAGGATTTCATGAAAAAGCTGTTCGCTAACGTTCCCGTGCTCGATACCGGCGCTCGGGGCGCGACGACGACGTTCGTAGAACGCAAGATCGGCGATGTGCTGCTTGCCTGGGAGAACGAAGCTTATCTCGCCAAGAAGGAGTACGGCGACGAGTTCGAGATCGTCACGCCGTCGCTCAGCATCCTGGCCGAGCCGCCGGTCGCCGTCGTCGACAAGAACGCCGACAAGCGCGGTACCCGCGAAGTCGCCGAAGCTTACCTGAAGTACCTCTACACCCCGGAAGGCCAAGAGATCGCAGCGCAGAACTTCTACCGTCCTCGTTTGCAAGAGGTCGCCGACAAGTACAAGGATCAATTCCCGACGCTTAATCTGCTCACGATCGACAAGGATTTCGGAGGATGGACCGAGGCTCAGAAAAAGCACTTCGCCGACGGCGGTACGTTCGACGAAGTGTACACCAAAGGTTAA
- the cysT gene encoding sulfate ABC transporter permease subunit CysT: MASQVKEKRILPGFRITMGYSILYLSLIVLIPLAALIVKTAGLTLPQFWHTVTSERVLASYRVSLLTSLFAALVNVVFGLIVAWVLVRYRFPGKKIVDGLIDMPFALPTAVAGIALTSIYAPNGWIGSLLDPLGIKVAYTPLGITVALIFIGLPFVVRTVQPVLHDLENDMEEAAALLGAHRWRTFRKVLLPELIPPLITGFALAFSRGIGEYGSVVFISGNMPMKTEITPLLIITKLEQFEYSQATAIALVLLIISFALLLLINTLQRWTNRRLRTS, encoded by the coding sequence ATGGCTTCCCAGGTCAAAGAAAAACGAATTCTGCCCGGATTTCGGATTACAATGGGTTACTCCATTCTGTACTTGAGCTTAATCGTGCTCATCCCGCTGGCGGCGCTGATCGTGAAGACCGCGGGTCTCACGCTTCCGCAATTCTGGCATACCGTGACGAGCGAGCGCGTGCTCGCTTCGTACCGGGTCAGCTTGCTGACCTCCCTGTTCGCCGCGCTGGTCAACGTCGTTTTCGGCCTCATCGTCGCCTGGGTGCTCGTGCGCTACCGTTTCCCCGGAAAAAAGATCGTCGACGGCTTGATCGACATGCCCTTCGCGCTGCCGACGGCGGTTGCGGGCATCGCGCTCACATCGATCTACGCGCCGAACGGCTGGATCGGTTCGCTGTTGGACCCGCTCGGCATTAAGGTCGCTTATACGCCGCTCGGGATCACGGTCGCGCTCATCTTCATCGGTCTGCCGTTCGTCGTGCGGACCGTGCAGCCGGTGCTTCATGACCTGGAAAACGACATGGAAGAAGCGGCCGCACTTCTCGGCGCGCACCGCTGGCGGACATTTCGCAAGGTGCTGCTGCCCGAGCTGATCCCGCCGCTCATCACGGGCTTTGCCCTGGCCTTCTCGCGGGGGATCGGGGAGTACGGCTCGGTCGTATTTATCTCCGGCAACATGCCGATGAAGACCGAGATTACGCCGCTGCTCATCATTACGAAGCTCGAGCAGTTCGAATACAGCCAGGCGACGGCGATCGCGCTGGTGCTGCTGATTATCTCGTTCGCGCTCCTGCTGCTCATCAATACGCTGCAACGGTGGACCAACCGCCGTCTGCGGACGAGTTAA
- the cysW gene encoding sulfate ABC transporter permease subunit CysW, with translation MSGASPAAVVSQAPLPADVRPKHLNESRGVRILLISIALLFVGLVVVLPMLTVIVQAFRKGWETYAEAISDPDAISALRLTLTVALVAVPLNTLFGAAAAWAITKFKFRGKNLLITLIDLPFAVSPVIAGLVYILLFGAQGLIGPWLMEHDYKIVFATPGIILATMFVTFPFVARELIPLMETQGVQDEEAAVSLGAKGWRVFFKVTLPNIKWGLLYGIILCNARAMGEFGAVSVVSGHIRGETNTLPLHIEILYNEYQYTASFAVASLLMALAIVTLIIKGIIEHKMANSRTH, from the coding sequence ATGTCAGGAGCCTCACCGGCTGCAGTCGTATCCCAAGCTCCGCTGCCTGCGGACGTTCGTCCCAAGCATTTGAACGAATCGCGCGGCGTACGCATTCTGTTAATCTCGATCGCCCTCCTTTTCGTCGGGCTCGTCGTCGTGCTGCCGATGCTCACGGTCATCGTCCAGGCGTTCCGAAAAGGATGGGAAACCTACGCGGAAGCGATCTCCGATCCGGACGCCATCTCGGCGCTTCGGCTGACGCTTACCGTCGCGTTGGTCGCCGTGCCGCTCAACACGCTGTTCGGCGCAGCCGCGGCCTGGGCGATCACGAAGTTCAAATTTCGCGGCAAAAACCTGCTTATCACACTGATCGACCTGCCGTTCGCCGTCTCGCCGGTTATCGCCGGCCTGGTCTACATTCTGCTGTTTGGCGCGCAGGGCTTGATCGGTCCCTGGCTGATGGAGCACGATTACAAGATCGTGTTCGCGACGCCGGGCATCATCCTGGCGACGATGTTCGTCACCTTCCCGTTCGTCGCCCGCGAGCTGATCCCGCTCATGGAGACGCAAGGCGTGCAGGACGAGGAAGCGGCGGTCAGTCTGGGCGCCAAGGGCTGGCGGGTGTTCTTCAAGGTAACGCTGCCTAACATCAAGTGGGGTTTGCTGTATGGCATCATCCTCTGCAACGCCCGGGCGATGGGCGAGTTCGGCGCCGTATCGGTCGTCTCCGGCCATATTCGGGGCGAGACGAACACGCTGCCGCTGCATATCGAGATTTTGTACAACGAGTACCAGTACACCGCATCGTTCGCGGTCGCGTCGCTGCTCATGGCGCTGGCGATCGTCACCTTGATCATCAAAGGCATCATCGAGCACAAAATGGCGAACAGCCGCACGCACTAA
- a CDS encoding YezD family protein produces the protein MAKPLELNDSWIQRITEAVEGLQYGNVQIIVHDGRIVQIERTERRRFDEVAERRGVREVPQGGAAAK, from the coding sequence ATGGCAAAACCGTTGGAGTTGAACGATAGCTGGATTCAGCGCATCACGGAAGCCGTAGAAGGGCTTCAATACGGCAACGTGCAGATCATCGTGCACGACGGCCGTATCGTTCAGATCGAGCGCACCGAGCGCCGGCGCTTCGACGAGGTGGCGGAGCGCCGCGGCGTGCGCGAGGTACCGCAGGGCGGCGCGGCCGCGAAGTAG